CCTGCACCGACGAGAAGTTGACGATCGAGCCGCCGCCGCGCGCCTGCATCGCGGGCACGACGGCGCGCGTGCCGAGGAAGGCGCCGACGAGGTTGGTGTCGAGGAGGAGGCGGAGCTCGTCGAGCGTGGTCTCGACGAGCGCCTTCACGCGCAGCACGCCCGCGTTGTTGACGAGCGCGTCGACGCCGCCGGCCTCGCCGACGAAGGCGTCGACGGCGGCTTCCCAGCTCGCCTCGCTCGCGACGTCGAGGGCGAGCGCGCCCGCCCGCCCGCCCGCCTCGCGGATCGCGGCCGCGACCTCGCGCGCGTCGTCGTCGCGGCGGTCGGCGACGCCGACGTGCGCGCCCTCGGCCGCGAAGCGGCGCGCCATCGCGCGGCCGATGCCGCGCGCCGCGCCCGTCACGAGCACGGCCTTGCCCGCGAGTCTCCCCGTGCCCGTCGTCATCGTCGTCCGTCCCGTCCCCGTGCGCCGCGCGCCCGCCTAGCGGGTGACGACGCGCTCCTTGCGCACGAACGCGTCGCGCTGCCGGTCGCCCACGCCCATGAGGTTGAGCTGGTACGTGTAGCCCTGCTCGAGCCGGTAGTTCGTGTGGAGATCGCTCGGGTCGATGTGGTTGAGCGCGGCCTTCGCGAAACGCACGGCGGCCGGCGGCTTCGCCGCGATGCGCTCCGCGACCTCGCGCGCCGCGTCGCGCAGCGCTTCGGGCTCGACGACCCGGTAGACGGTCCCGTACTCGAAGAGCTGCTGCGCGGTCACGGGCTCGCACGTGAACGTCATCTGCCGCAGCTTGAGCGGCGGGACGAGGCGCGCGAGGTGCGACGCGCAGCCGAGCGCGCCGTTGTCGACCTCGGGCAGTCCGAAGCGCGCCTTCGTCGATGCGACGATGATGTCGGCGCTCCCGACGAGCCCGATCCCGAGGCCCATGCAGAAGTCGTTCACGGCGGCGATCACGGGGACGGGTGTCTCGTAGATGGCGTGGAACGTCGCATAGCACGCCTCGCTCGAGCCGAGGATGTGATCGAAGCCCTCGACGCTCTGCATCTCCTTGATGTCGATGCCCGCGTTGAAGCCGCGCCCCTCGGCCGTGAGGACGACGGCCCGCAGCGCGGGGTCGCGCGAGAGCTCGACGAACGCGTCGCGGATCGCCCAGGTGTCGGCCACGGTGAGCGCGTTCACGGGCGGGTGGTGCATGACGACCTCGGCGATGCCGTCGCGCACGGTCGTGGTGATGGGCATGGTGCCTCCTCAGTCGCTCGCGGGAGTGTCGGCGAGCGGGGACAGGTAGTAGCGCGCGACGTGCGGGGCGATCGCGAACACGACGCGGCTTCGCCAGCGCCGCCGCGGGAAGGGCGCGCCCGTGTAGCGCTGCGAGAGCGCGTCGAGCAGCGCGAGATCGGGGTCGTCGCGCACCTCGACGACGCGCCCGCGCACGAGCAGCTGCTCGTACGGGTTCGCGCGGGACACGATCGAGAGCGCGACGCGCGGGTCGCGCTCGAGGTTGCGCGCCTTGCGCGAGGCGCCGTCGGTCGTCACGAGCACGAGGTCGCCCTCGCGCGCCACCCACACCGGCTCGACCTTCGGCGCACCGTCGGCCTCGAGCGTCGCGAGGTGCGCGAAGTTCGCGGCGTCGAGCAGCCGCTTCGCGTCGTCGCCGAGCCTCACGCGTGCTGCCCGCTCACGGAGAGCGCTTCGCCGGTCATGTAGGAGGAGAGATCGCTCGCGAGGAAGACGACGGCGTCGGCGATCTCGTCGACGCGCGCGGCGCGCCCCTGCGGCTGGAGCGCGATCATCGCGTCGAGGTGGCGCGCGTCGGCGACGCGCAGGAGCTGCTCGTGCAGGGCGACGGTGGGGACGACGGCGTTGACGCGCACGCCGACCTCGGCGCCTTCGACGGCCGCGCAGCGCGTGAGCGCGAGGACGCCCGCCTTCGCCGCGGCGTAGGCCGTCTGCCCGCGCTCGGCGCGGCGGGCCGTGACGCTCGAGACGGTGACGATCGCGCCGCCGCCGGCCGAGCCGAGCGCGCGGAGCGCCGCGCGCACGCAGCGGAACGCGCCGCCGAGCGAGACGTCGAGCACGCGCTGCCAGTCCTCGTCGCGCGTCGTCGCGAGCGCGCCCGCGAACCCGAGCCCCGCGTTCGCGACGAAGACGTCGAGGCCGCCGAGCGCGGCGCTGGCCTCGTCGACGAAGCGCTCGACGTCTGCGGAGCTCGCGACGTCGCACGGGAACGCCGCGACGCGCCGGTCGGCCCGCGCGTCGCCGTCGCGCGCGAGCGCGTCGCGCAGCCGCGCCGCCGTCTCGCGCAGCCGGCCCTCGTGCCGGTCGGAGAGCGCGACGCTCGCGCCCTCGTCGAGCAGGCGCTGCGCGGTGGCGGCGCCGATGCCCGTTCCGGCCGCGGCGGTGATCGCGACGCGCTTCCCGCGCAGCAGCCCGTGCGCGGGCCGCGCGCGCGCATCGCGCGCGGCGTGGACGTCGGATTCGCACATCGTCGCAGGGGCTCCGGTGACGGCGAGCTTGACGATTCTACGCGCTTCTCGCGAGGATGCGCGCGCGTTCGCGGCGACCCCGCGCGCGCGAGGGGAGGACCGAGAGAGGATGGAGAGCCCGGCAGCGCCGTCGCGCGCGATCGCGACCGCCTCTGCCGCTTCCGGCCCGGGTCTTCCGATCCCGAGCGGCTGGTTCGCGGTGGCGACGTCCGACGAGCTCGCGCCGGGCGGCGTGCTCGCGCGCCACTACTTCGGACGCGAGCTCGTCGTGTTCCGCACCGAGGGCGGCGCGCCCGGCGTGCTCGACGCCTACTGTCCGCACCTCGGCGCGCACCTCGCCGTCGGCGGACGCGTCGAGGGCGAGAGCCTCCGCTGCCCGTTCCACGCCTGGGAGTTCGCGACGGACGGCGCGTGCCGCGCCATCCCCTACGCGAAGCGCATCCCGCCGAACGCGCGCGCCGCGCACTACCCGACGGTCGAGCGCAACGGGTTCGTGTTCGCGTGGCACGCGCTGGACGGGCGCGCGCCGTGGTTCGAGGTGCCCGACGTGCCCGAGGCGACGAGCGCGGGCTGGTCGACGCCACAGCGCTTCGAGTGGACGGTGCGCGCGCACGGCCAGGAGCTCGCCGAGAACGGCGTCGACCGCGCGCACTTCCGCTACGTGCACGGCACGCTCAACGTGCCCGACACGCAGGTGACGGAAGAGGGCGCCTTCCGCCGCGCCTATCAACCGGTCGAGCTCCGCACCCCGCGCGGCGACGTCGACGGCGCCATCGACTCGCAGACCGTCGGCATGGGCTTCGCGACGACGCGCTTCACCGGCATCTGCGAGACGCTCGAGCTCGCGACGACGACGCCGATCGACGCGGGCAGCGTCCACGTCCGCTACGCCTTCACGCAGCCGAAGGTCGACGGCCGCGATCCGCAGGGCGGCGTCGCGGCGGCGATCATCCGCGACATCGTGAAGCAGATGAACGAGGACATCCCGATCTGGGAGCACAAGATCTACCGCTCCGCGCCGACGCTCTGCGACGGGGACGGTCCGATTCCCGAGTTCCGGCGGTGGTGCCGCCAGTTCTACCCGGAGGCAGGCGCGTGATCCTCGATCGCTTCAAGCTGACGGACCGCGTCGCCCTCGTGACGGGTGCGGGCAAGGGCATCGGCCGCGGCGTCGCGCTCGCGTTCGCGGAGGCGGGGGCCGACGTCGTCTGTGCGGCGCGCACGCAGGCCGACATCGACGAGACGGCCGAGGGCGTGCGCGCGCGCGGGCGCCGCGCGCTCGCGGTCCGCACCGACGTCACGAAGACGGAAGAGCTCGAGGCGCTCGTCGCGGCGGCGCGCGGCGAGTTCGGTCGCAT
This Myxococcota bacterium DNA region includes the following protein-coding sequences:
- a CDS encoding SDR family NAD(P)-dependent oxidoreductase, translating into MTTGTGRLAGKAVLVTGAARGIGRAMARRFAAEGAHVGVADRRDDDAREVAAAIREAGGRAGALALDVASEASWEAAVDAFVGEAGGVDALVNNAGVLRVKALVETTLDELRLLLDTNLVGAFLGTRAVVPAMQARGGGSIVNFSSVQGLEGREGMAAYAASKFGVRGLSKTAALELGPLGIRVNTLFPGPTRTKMTERRGWTDDDYRRAYAGVPLGRMADADEIASLALFLVSDEASYCTGGEFVADGGVTAGKPRG
- a CDS encoding enoyl-CoA hydratase family protein; the encoded protein is MPITTTVRDGIAEVVMHHPPVNALTVADTWAIRDAFVELSRDPALRAVVLTAEGRGFNAGIDIKEMQSVEGFDHILGSSEACYATFHAIYETPVPVIAAVNDFCMGLGIGLVGSADIIVASTKARFGLPEVDNGALGCASHLARLVPPLKLRQMTFTCEPVTAQQLFEYGTVYRVVEPEALRDAAREVAERIAAKPPAAVRFAKAALNHIDPSDLHTNYRLEQGYTYQLNLMGVGDRQRDAFVRKERVVTR
- a CDS encoding PPOX class F420-dependent oxidoreductase; this encodes MRLGDDAKRLLDAANFAHLATLEADGAPKVEPVWVAREGDLVLVTTDGASRKARNLERDPRVALSIVSRANPYEQLLVRGRVVEVRDDPDLALLDALSQRYTGAPFPRRRWRSRVVFAIAPHVARYYLSPLADTPASD
- a CDS encoding SDR family oxidoreductase, which gives rise to MCESDVHAARDARARPAHGLLRGKRVAITAAAGTGIGAATAQRLLDEGASVALSDRHEGRLRETAARLRDALARDGDARADRRVAAFPCDVASSADVERFVDEASAALGGLDVFVANAGLGFAGALATTRDEDWQRVLDVSLGGAFRCVRAALRALGSAGGGAIVTVSSVTARRAERGQTAYAAAKAGVLALTRCAAVEGAEVGVRVNAVVPTVALHEQLLRVADARHLDAMIALQPQGRAARVDEIADAVVFLASDLSSYMTGEALSVSGQHA
- a CDS encoding Rieske 2Fe-2S domain-containing protein; the protein is MESPAAPSRAIATASAASGPGLPIPSGWFAVATSDELAPGGVLARHYFGRELVVFRTEGGAPGVLDAYCPHLGAHLAVGGRVEGESLRCPFHAWEFATDGACRAIPYAKRIPPNARAAHYPTVERNGFVFAWHALDGRAPWFEVPDVPEATSAGWSTPQRFEWTVRAHGQELAENGVDRAHFRYVHGTLNVPDTQVTEEGAFRRAYQPVELRTPRGDVDGAIDSQTVGMGFATTRFTGICETLELATTTPIDAGSVHVRYAFTQPKVDGRDPQGGVAAAIIRDIVKQMNEDIPIWEHKIYRSAPTLCDGDGPIPEFRRWCRQFYPEAGA